A genomic region of Nostoc sp. UHCC 0702 contains the following coding sequences:
- a CDS encoding Mo-dependent nitrogenase C-terminal domain-containing protein translates to MKVFDNTTKKIFLASWVLIHQAETSNTDVAHLQGSVSGTSCDILQPLRRRVDSIQVRDRQLAHRLCKLIPAQCPFERDVKIFGKTLFHIPPMCKLNPLYDEVVGLRFRALCYLADECGEDVSQYC, encoded by the coding sequence ATGAAGGTATTCGATAATACCACAAAAAAGATTTTTCTTGCAAGCTGGGTTTTGATACATCAAGCAGAAACTAGCAACACCGATGTAGCCCACCTGCAAGGTTCAGTTTCCGGAACTTCCTGTGACATTCTCCAACCCCTGCGGCGGCGGGTAGATAGCATTCAAGTGCGCGATCGCCAACTAGCTCACCGTTTATGTAAACTGATTCCTGCTCAATGTCCCTTTGAGCGTGATGTGAAAATATTTGGCAAAACCCTGTTTCACATTCCGCCCATGTGCAAACTCAACCCTTTATATGATGAAGTAGTTGGTTTACGCTTTCGAGCGCTGTGCTATCTAGCCGATGAATGCGGCGAGGATGTATCGCAGTACTGCTAA